The genomic DNA GGCACGGCCGCCGACATCATCAAGACCGCGATGGTGCGTCTGACGCGGCGGATGCGCGACGTCGGACTGAAGAGCCGCATGCTGCTGCAGGTTCACGACGAGCTCGTGTTTGAAGTGCCGCCGGACGAGCTCGACGCGATGCGGGAGCTTGTGACGGACGTCATGGAGTCGGCGGTCCCGCTCGACGTGCCGCTGAAGGTCGACGTCAGCTGGGGCGCCGACTGGTACGCGGCGAAGTGAGGGAAGCGCGATGCCGGAACTGCCCGAAGTGGAAAACGTCCGCCGCACGCTGCAGGACATCGTCGGCGCGACGATCGCGCGCGTCGACGTCCGGCTGCCGCGTATCGTCCGCCGCCCCGCCGATCCCGCCGAATTCGCGGCGGCGCTCGCCGGGCGGACGGTGCTCGCCGTCGGCCGGCGCGGCAAGTTTTTGCGGATCGTGACCGACGGCCCGGTGCTCGTCGCCCACATGCGCATGGAAGGACGGTTCGCGGTATGCCGGGCGAAGGAACCGGAGGAGGCGCACACGCACGTCGTGTTCGCGCTTTCGGACGGTCGCGAACTTCGTTACCGCGACGTCCGCCAGTTCGGCACGATGGACCTGTTCGCGCCGGGCGAGGAATTTCGCCTTCCGCCGCTGGCCGCGCTCGGCGTCGAGCCGCTCGACCCGGCGTTTACGCCGGAGGCGCTGGCCGGTATGCTGCGGAAGACGACCGTCGCGGTCAAAAGTTTTTTGCTGAACCAGTCCTATGTTGCGGGCATCGGCAATATTTATGCGGATGAGTCGTTGTTCGCCGCCCGGTTGCATCCGCTTAGGCCCGCGAATTCTTTGGCGCCGGACGAGGTGCGTCGTCTGCATGCGGCGATCGTCGCGACGCTCGTCCGCGCGGTCAACGCCGGCGGTTCGACGGTTCGTTCGTATGTGGACGGTCGGGGGACGGCCGGATCGTATCAGCATCGACTTTGCGTCTACGGACGAGAGGGATTGCCTTGCCCGGCGTGCGGCCGGCCGATTGAAAAATGCCGCGTCGGCGGCCGCGGTACGCACTTCTGTCCGGCCTGCCAGCGGCTCGCCTGACGTTTTCGACGCGCACCGACGTTCTTCTCGCTCCATATGATGGGGATGAGTTTTCGAACCGAGCGGGGAGGGGTGCGCGACGTTGAAGCTATCGGTGGCGCTGTTGGCGTTGGCAGCGAGCCTGGACGGATTCGGCACCGGAATGGCCTACGGACTGCGCCGCATTCGCGTCTCGTGGGCGGCGCTCGCCCTGATCGCCGCGTGTTCGGGCGCGGCGGTGTGGGCCTCGATGACGCTCGGCGGGTTCGCGGTGCGGTTTTTTCCGCCGGAAGCGGCGCGGCGGGCGGGCGCGCTCATGTTGGTCGCGGTCGGCGGATGGGCGCTCGCCCACCAGATCGGCCGTGGGCGCCGTGCGGAGGAGCGGCCGACGGACGAAGCCGCTGGGCAGCGGGCCAAAGGCGTATCCCGGCTGCTGCGGATTTTGAAATCACCGCCGCTTGCCGACTTCGACCGGTCGGGAGCGATTTCCGCCGGCGAGGCCGTGTGGCTCGGTTCCGCGCTGTCGCTCGACGCTTTCGGAGCGGGATTCGGCGCCGCATGGCTCGGGTTGCCGGCCGCACCGACCGCTCTTGCCTCGGCGGTCGCCAGTGCGGTGCTGCTTTTTGCCGGACTGAAAGCCGGCGGCGTATTGTCCGGCATCCGGTCCGTCCGCCGTTTGTCGGTTTTACCGGGCTGTCTGCTCGTGTTGATGGGCGTTTGGAAATGGTTTGGAGCGGGGTGATGCGGGGATGAGCAACGCCGGACGCATCGGTCTGACCGGCGGCATCGCCTGCGGAAAGTCGACCGTTGCGGCCATGCTGGCTGCGCGCGGCGCCCGGATCGTCGACGCGGACCGGATCGCCCGCGACGTGGTGGAACCGGGAAAACCCGCGTTCCGCCGCGTCGTCGAACGGTTCGGACAAGCCGTCGTCGGACCGGACGGCGTACTTGACCGCAAGGCGCTGGGCCGCATCGTTTTCGCAGACGAACAGAAAAGGAGAGAGTTGGAGTCTATTGTGCATCCTTTTATTTTACAGGAAATCGAATATCAATCTGAAATTGCACAAAGCGAAACGCCCGGCCTGCCGGTCATCGTCGACGTGCCGCTGCTGTTCGAGCTTGGAATGAAAGACCGGTTCGAAGAAGTCGTACTCGTCTATGCGCCCGAACATATCCAACTCCAACGGCTCATGCGCCGCGACGGCCTGGACGCCGAAGAGGCGCGCAGACGGCTGGCCGCCCAGTGGCCGATCGAGCGCAAGCGCCTGCTGGCCGACGTCGTCATCGATAATTCCGGGACGCTCACGGATACGGAGCGCCAAGTCGAGGCATACTGGCGCAAGAAGGGATGGACGCAATGAACGGGCGCGGACGCAGGCGGCTCGCGCCTGCCGCGGCCGCCCTGCTCGCACTGGCGGCGCTGTTCGCCGTTTTGTTCTTGCGGTCGGATTGGCTGAGCCGGTGGCTGTATCCGATCGAATACCGCGATGAAATCGCCCGCAGCGCGCGGCAGCACCGCATCGATCCATACCTCGTCGCCGCCGTCATCCGCGTCGAAAGCCGGTTTCGTCCCGACCTTCGCTCGCCGAAAGGCGCCGTCGGTCTGATGCAGGTCATGCCCGAGACTGCCGCCTGGGTGATCCGCAACCACCGGTTGCCCGACGAGCTGCTGGACAGACTCGACTGGCCGGACGTCAACATCGAACTTGGCGTCCGCTATCTCGCCCTGCTGATCGACCGGTTCGGCGGCAACCACACCGCCGCGCTCGCTGCCTATAACGCGGGTCCCGGACAGGTCGACGGCTGGCTGCGGCGCAGCGAATGGGACGGTCGGCTTGAGACGGCCGACCGCATCCCGTTCGGCGAAACCCGCCATTATGTACGCCGCGTTTATTTTTATTGGGAGAAGTACCATAGCGTTTACGGGAACGAACTGTATGAACGGCCGTACGAAGAACCGGCCCCATGACGGAGCCGGTTCCCCGCGGGCGAAAACGGACGTTTTATTGCTTCTGTCAGCGGACTTTCACTTGCCCGGCGAGTTGTTGTTCAGCGATCTGCACCAGACGACGGGTGATGTTCCCCCCGATCGCGCCGGTGTCCCGGGTGGCCATGAAGCCCCAGTAACCGTCTTGCGGGGTGGCGATCCCCAGTTCCTGGGCGACTTCGTACTTCAGCTGGTCCAGCGCCGCATCCGCCTGCGGGACGACCAGCTGGTTGCTGGAACGGGATTGACCTCTGGCCATCGTGGTTCACCTCCTTGTCGATCGGTAGTCGTATTATGCGTCGCTTTTTTCGGGGGCATAAGCGGCAATGTCCGGAAACGGGAGGGACGAACGCCTTGATGAAATGTCCGTTTTGCGGCCACACCGGCACGCGCGTACTCGACTCGCGCCCGGCGAACGAAAACCGGTCGATTCGCCGCCGCCGCGAATGCGAACAGTGCCAGAAACGGTTCACGACGTTCGAGACGGTCGAGGAAACGCCGCTCATCGTCATCAAAAAGGACGGCCGCCGCGAAGAATTCAGCCGCGACAAAATGCTGCGCGGTCTCATGCGCGCTTGCGAGAAACGGCCGGTCTCCGTCGACCGGCTCGAGCAGCTCGTGTCCGACGTGGAAAAAGAGCTGCGCAGCAAGGCGACGACAGAAGTCCACAGCCGCGACATCGGCGAGCTCGTCATGCGGGAACTTTATAAGGTGGACGAAGTCGCGTACGTGCGGTTCGCCTCCGTCTACCGGCAATTCGGCGATCTGAACCGGTTCATGGAGGAGCTGAACGAACTGATCCGGCGGACGAGCGGCGGCCCGAAAGCAGATGTAAAAGCGGACGCCGAAAGGGACGGAGCTTCTTAAGAAAAGGGAATGCGCGTTTGCGCCGAACGTCCGTTTGCTGACCGACCCGCGTCGCGTTCGTGCGGTACAATCGACGGTGTCGTCGCGGATCGTCGCGGATCGGAGGCGAAACGCCGTGCCGTCGGAACGGAAGCGGGGCGAAAGGGGCGGGCGCGCAGATCGCGGTCTAGGCCCGATCGGCCGCCTTGTCGCCGAACATTGGCGGAAAACGAACCCGGAAACGTACGAACGCGCGCTCGCGTCCGGCGTCATCCACGAACTGCGGGATATAAC from Candidatus Reconcilbacillus cellulovorans includes the following:
- a CDS encoding sporulation membrane protein YtaF, which translates into the protein MKLSVALLALAASLDGFGTGMAYGLRRIRVSWAALALIAACSGAAVWASMTLGGFAVRFFPPEAARRAGALMLVAVGGWALAHQIGRGRRAEERPTDEAAGQRAKGVSRLLRILKSPPLADFDRSGAISAGEAVWLGSALSLDAFGAGFGAAWLGLPAAPTALASAVASAVLLFAGLKAGGVLSGIRSVRRLSVLPGCLLVLMGVWKWFGAG
- a CDS encoding spore protein yields the protein MARGQSRSSNQLVVPQADAALDQLKYEVAQELGIATPQDGYWGFMATRDTGAIGGNITRRLVQIAEQQLAGQVKVR
- a CDS encoding DNA-formamidopyrimidine glycosylase yields the protein MPELPEVENVRRTLQDIVGATIARVDVRLPRIVRRPADPAEFAAALAGRTVLAVGRRGKFLRIVTDGPVLVAHMRMEGRFAVCRAKEPEEAHTHVVFALSDGRELRYRDVRQFGTMDLFAPGEEFRLPPLAALGVEPLDPAFTPEALAGMLRKTTVAVKSFLLNQSYVAGIGNIYADESLFAARLHPLRPANSLAPDEVRRLHAAIVATLVRAVNAGGSTVRSYVDGRGTAGSYQHRLCVYGREGLPCPACGRPIEKCRVGGRGTHFCPACQRLA
- a CDS encoding transcriptional regulator NrdR: MKCPFCGHTGTRVLDSRPANENRSIRRRRECEQCQKRFTTFETVEETPLIVIKKDGRREEFSRDKMLRGLMRACEKRPVSVDRLEQLVSDVEKELRSKATTEVHSRDIGELVMRELYKVDEVAYVRFASVYRQFGDLNRFMEELNELIRRTSGGPKADVKADAERDGAS
- a CDS encoding dephospho-CoA kinase, which encodes MSNAGRIGLTGGIACGKSTVAAMLAARGARIVDADRIARDVVEPGKPAFRRVVERFGQAVVGPDGVLDRKALGRIVFADEQKRRELESIVHPFILQEIEYQSEIAQSETPGLPVIVDVPLLFELGMKDRFEEVVLVYAPEHIQLQRLMRRDGLDAEEARRRLAAQWPIERKRLLADVVIDNSGTLTDTERQVEAYWRKKGWTQ